The segment AGCAGGTTGAATCGGATGGGCCGCTCGGCCTGCTCGGCGACCATTTCATGGTTGAGCAGCGAGACGTCGCTCAGGGCGTCGCTGGCTTCCAGTTCACGGTGGAAGGCCAGCATGGCCGGCAGGTCGCGTGCTTCGGCGGCGATGCGCAACTGGCCCTTGCGGGCATCCGGGGCCAGGGACAGCAGGGCGATGTCCTTGCGCGGCTGGGCTTCGAGCATGGCGAACAGGCCGTCCCAGGGCAGGTTCATCTGTGCGGTGATGCGGCGCATCTCCGCCACGCCGGCAGCACGGGCCTTCTCCTCGCTGGCGGACATGGGCGCCTGGCGCAGGCCGCGCTTTTGCAGTTGCTGCTCGACGCGCTCCAGTTCGGCGCTGCGGGCTTCGTGCTCGTCGCAGGTGTGCAGGTGAAGGCCGAGCATGAAGGCCGCCATCAGCATCCCGCCGCCCAGGAGAATCCAGCCGGGGACGGTGGAGAGGGTCTTGCGCTGGAAGTCGAGATCGATCGGGCGCATGTCAGTCCACCGTCATGGCCATGGCGAAGAGTGGGTCGCTGTCGGCAGCGGCCGGCAGTCCAAGTTCCAGGCGGGCGATACCGTCGGGGATCGATCCGGCACGGCCGGGGGCGTGCAGGAAGCAATTGACCGGCCGGTCCTGCTCCAGGCTGTGGCGCTCGCCTTCGCGGGCGATCAGGTCATTCAGCGCGGCGTCACTGTCATCCAGGGCCACCGAGCGCACCGCCGCCCAGCGGCCGCCACGGGCCAGCAGCAGGCTGCCGCGGTCGGGCTCGGCCACCAGGAAGAGAAAGTCGTCCAGCGCCAGGGCGGCGCGGTGGCGGTTGAACGCCGCCATCAGGTAAGGCTGCACCGAAGCGAGCCGCAGGCCGCTGGCCTTGGCCAGGCTGCGCAACCGCGCCAGCAGCTCCTCCGGCATGGCGGCGGCCAGGCGCGGATGGCCAGCGGCTTCGGGCGACAATTTCAGGCTCCAGCTGTCGCCGAGGGCGCCGTAGATGTCCTCGAAGCACAGGCGCGCGTATCCGGCGAGTTCCTCGGGGCTGTTGATGGCCTCGCTCCAGGGCACCAGGCAGAAGCGCGTGTAGTGGCTGGACAGCACCACCCGCAGCGCCGCGCGGCCAGGTTCGCGTCCTGCCAGCAGGGATTCCAGCGCTGCCACGGCGCCCGGCCAGGCCAGGCCGCCGATGGAGTCAAAGCCGGCGTGGCCGAGCCGGCGCTGGTCGCGGCTGCGGTACAGGCCCACGCTGTGGGGGCCGAGCACGGCGGTGTAAGCCTCAGGCCACAAAGGTGACACGGTTGATCTCCTCCAGCGTGGTGCGGCCTTCGCGGACCAGGCCCAGGGCCGAGGTGCGCAGCAGGCGTAGTCCGCGCTTCACCGCCAGGTCCCGGATGCGGCTGATGGGCTGGCGCTCGATGATGAGTTGCCGCAGGTCGTCGTCCAGGCGCAGCAGCTCGGCAATGGCAGTGCGCCCGCGATAGCCGGTGCCCCGGCAGCGGCCACAGCCGGGGCAGCTGACGAAGCGGTACTGATGAGCGCTGGCCGGGTCGATGCCGGAGAGCAGCAGCTCTTCCTCGCCCGGCTGCACCGCCTCGGCGCAGCTCGGGCAGGCCAGGCGGATCAGGCGCTGGGCCAGCACGGCATTGAGGGCGGAGACGAAGCTGTAGGGGTCCACCTGCATCTGGGCGAAACGGCCGATCACGTCGAAGACGTTGTTGGCGTGGATGGTGGTGAACACCAGGTGGCCGGTGAGCGCCGACTGCACGGCGATCTGCGCGGTGTCGGGGTCGCGGATCTCGCCGACCATGATCTTGTCCGGGTCGTGGCGCAGGATGGAGCGCAGGCCACGGGCGAAGGTCAGGCCCTTCTTCTCGTTCACCGGGATCTGCAGCACGCCGGGGAGCTGGTACTCCACCGGGTCTTCGATGGTGATGATCTTGTCCACGCCGTGGTTGATCTCGGTGATCATCGCGTAGAGCGTGGTGGTCTTGCCGCTGCCGGTGGGGCCGGTGACCAGCACCATGCCGTAGGGCTCGGCGGCCAGCCGGCGCAGGCTGCGCAGGGTGCCGTCCTCGAAGCCCAGGGACTCCAGGCGCACGCCGTGGACCTGGTCGGCCAGGTCCTGCTTGTCGAGCACCCGCAGCACCGCGTCCTCGCCGAAGATGCTCGGCATGATGGAGACGCGGAAGTCGATCTGCCGGCCATTGATGCCGATCTTGAAGCGGCCGTCCTGGGGCACGCGCTTCTCGCCGATATCCAGCTCGGCCATCACCTTTACCCGCGAGATCACCTGCTCGGCCAGCTCCACGCCGGGCACCCGGCTGGAACCGCCGAGCACGCCGTCGATGCGGTACTTGATGGACAGGCCGTTGCCCGTCATGCCCAGGTGGATATCGCTGGCATGCAGCTTGAGGGCGTCGTAGAGGGTGGAGTTGACCAGCTTGACCACCACGCTGGCGTCTTCGCTGATGCGCGCCAGGGAGAGGCTTTCCAGGGCCTCGCTTTCCTGCACCGAACCGGCTTCGGCCTGCACGGATTCGACGGCGTGGAAGCCCTCTTCATGGCGTTCCAGGAAGGCCGCCAGCTCGCGCGGGTGGACCAGATGGAGCGGCGCGCCCTGGCGCTGCTCCTCGATCCAGGCCAGGCGAGCCTCGTCGAAGGGATCGGCGAATACGCCGAGGGTCTGCCCGTCCAGCTCCAGCAGGACGAACTCGCGCTTCAAGGCCAGCGCCAGGGAAATCCGCTCGAAACCGGGAGCGCCCCGGCTGAGGTCCTCGAAGGCCAGCACCGGGTAATGCAGGGTGCTGCCCAGGCGCCGGGCGAACAGGTCGGGCGGCAGGTCGGCCAACTCGTCCAGGGCATCCACCAGGCGATGGCCCAGCTCGGCCGAACGTTTGCGCGCAGCGCGCATCAGTTCGGTATCGAAGCGCTCCGCTACAGGCTGCGCGAGGAGTTGGCTGTCCATGGTCTTGCCTCCAGGTGCCGTGGCGCTCCGGCTTGCCGGAATCCGCCCTCGCCTGGACATACGCACGCATCGTGCCAGCCGTTTCTCGCCTTCGAAGGGTCTCTAAGTCGCTGATTTCAAACGGGGGTGGATTACCTGCCAGCGGGGTTTTCCCCAAAACCGGGGGAATGGTCGAAGCGGGCCAGCGGCTGTCCCCAGAAGTGGGGGATGGCTTTCGGGACGTTGCTATTCCTGTGGGAGCGATTTCAATCGCGATTGCGGTATGGGGCCGCTGCGCGGCCCTTGGTGAACGAATTCGCCCCTACAGGGCAATCAACACGTCCACCCTCCCCTTCGCGCGCAGATTTTCCAGCGCCTCTTCGCGCCCCTGGGCCATGCGCTGGGCGGTGAGGTACTGGCGCACCAGGGCCTTGGCGCGGATGGCATCCATAGTCGGGTCGAGTTGGGGCTTCAGGCTTTCGTAGGCCGCGTTCACCTCGCTCTCGCCGGGCGGGGCCACTTCGGCGAGTTCGTCCAGCACACGGCGGGCGGCCAGTTCGTGGCGCAGGTAGTCGCGGTAGCCGGCCTCGTCGAAACCGGCATCGGCCAGGGCACGGTCGAAGCCCTGGGTATCGGCGAAGGCAGCCTTCATCCCGGCCAGGCTGGCGCTGATCTCCGCATCCGACACGGTCACCCCGAGTCGCCCGGCTTCCTGCCACAGCAGCTCCTTGTCGATCAGCTGCTGCAACGCCTCGCGCTTGAGACGCTTGTAGACCACCGGGCTGCGGATGGCGCCCACCTGGCGGCCCTGGATCTTCAGGTAGTCGGCAAAATGCCGCTCCAGCCGGAAGTTGCTGATGTCGGTGCCGTTGACCCGCGCGGCGATGCCGGTTTCCCCGGCCAGCACCAGGGGCGTGAGCAGGCCGATGACCAGACCGAGCCATGGATTCCCGTTCATGCGCTGCCCTCCCCTAGAATCGCTTGTCCACCTTGATGAACCGGCCCAGGGGCCGAAAGCTCCGGTCGTGCAGGTCCACTGTGACGATGTAGGCGCCGGCCAGGCCCGTGCGCTGCCCCGGACCGAAACTCAGCGCCGGGGTCAGGCCGGTGCGGAAGCCGTGCAGGCCTTCCAGCGAGCTGACCAGCTTGTCGCGGCTGACCTCGCGTCCCGCCCGCTTGAGCCCCTCGCTGAGCAGTACCGTGGCGCAATAGGCACCGACCTGCAGCACCGCGTGCTGGCTGCCGAGCCCCTGGCTGCGCCGGATCGCCAGCAGGGCCGCCTCGCCCCCCGGGGTCCAGTCGGCGGGCATGAAGGGATAGGCGAGGAACAGCCGCCGGGAGAAGCTCGACGGAATGCGCAGCGCACTGCTGGCCACCTGGGACGAGGCGGCGAACAGGTAGGGCGACAGGTTCGCCGCCTGGAGCTGGTCGGCGAGCCGGGCGAAGGCTTCCGACTGGCCGAGGAAGAACACGCCCTGGGCACCCTTGGCGGCATGCCGCAGGACACTGTCGGTGTCGTTGGCGTCGTAGCCCAGCAGGCGTACCCGCGACCAGCCCTGGTCCATCAGGCGCAGCGCCAGGTCTTCGGCCAGCACCTGCTGGCGAACATCGCCGGGATAGGCCACCAGGGCTTCCGCCTGCTTCAGCCCCAGGTCGCTGCTGGCATAGCCGGCCAGGGCGAAGAGTTGCTCGCGCAGGCCCGGCAGGGCGTTGAATACCAGGGGGTTGGCGCTGGCTTCGTCGAACCGCGCCACGGGGCCCACCAGCGGTACTCCCGCCGTGCCGATCCGCTCGGAGAGTTCACCATCCAGCACCGGCACCATGGGCGCCAGCAAGGCGAAAACCCGGTCCTCGTCCAGCAACTGATCGAGCGCCCGCTCCGTCGCCTGCGGACTCGTGCCGGGGTCGCGCACCACCAGCTTCAGCTGCCGGCCGTGGATGCCACCGGCATCGTTCACCTGGGCCAGGGCGCCACGTAGCACCGCCGCCACCGTATGGCCTGGTTCCGCCAGCGGTCCACGGGTCGGCAGCAGGGTGCCGAGGCGCAGTTCGCCCTCCTCCACGCCGGGGTCGCGATCGTCTTCCAGCCGCTTGAGGTAGGCCGAGAGACTGGCCATGTCCCGCAGGGACATGACGAAGCGCGGCATGGCCGGATCGAGACGGTTACCGGCGGGGTCGACGCCTTCGCTCACGGCGCGGGCCAATGCGCCGTCATCGTAGGGACCGTGGCTGCGGCCATTGGCCTGCGTCTGGCCATAGGGCAAGGAGAGCCGCCGCCAGGTGATGTCCGGCGGACGCACACCACCCTCCGGCCGCCCTCGGCCATCGGCGCCGTGGCAGTTGGCGCAAGGCATCAGTGCCGCTGGAACCAGGGTGTCGGCGGCACCGACCCGCGCGCTGATCTCGCCATTGGCCGAGCCCACGCCTTCCAGGTAGATGCGCCGGCCAGCCGCCTCTTCGGGGCTCAGTTCCAGCGCCAGGGCTCCGCTCGCCTGGGCGAGGTACGCAGCCAGCAACAGGACCCGCCACATGGCCGCCACCTTCAGCGCCCGGCCACGGGCATGGCCATCAACTGCAGGCGCTGGGCGATGGCGTTCACCGGCGCGTCGGGGCGGATCCTGCTCCAGCGTTTGTTCGGCACATCGCCGGCGATCAGCAAGGTGGAATGGGCTTCGGGGCTTTCCCCCAACTGCCCCAGGCGCGCCAGCACCAGGTCCATCCCCGCCTTGTCGCCGGTGAGGAAGATCCAGTTGGGCGAATCCACCCCGTGCTTGGCAGCGAAGGCCTTGAGCACTTCCGGCGTGTCGTTCTCGGCGTCGCTGGACAGGGAGATGAAATAGACCTGCTTCGACAGGTCCTCGCCCATGGCCTTGCGCACGTCCTTGAGCTTGCGGGTGATCAGCGGGCAGGCGTCGTCGCAGTGGGTGAAGATCACGTTGAGCACCACCAGCCGGCCCTTGAGCACGTCGCTGTAGAAGCGCACCTCACGGCCGTTCTGGTCACGCAGCAGGGTATCGCTGAACCAGGTCTGCGCGTCCGTGGTGCCCCCCGCTTTCAGGGGTTGGGCCGCCGGCGCATTGGCCGGTGCGGCCGGTTGGCGTTCATGGCCTTCGTGGGCACTGGCGCCGCTGGCCATTGCCAGGGCCAGGGCGAGCGGGAGCAGGCGCTTCATGGGTGGGTCTCCTGGGCAAGGGCCTCGTGGCCGCTGTGTTCGCGGGCGGCACTGAGTTCGTCGACCCGCGCCATCAGCACGGCGGGATCGGTGAAGCCATAGAAGCGGGTCCACTGCCCGGTGCGGCCATCGCCCACCATGATCAGCGACGGATGGTCCTGGTAGTTCGCGGTCCAGGTGCCGAGGCCCTTGAGGGTGTCGGCCACCGCTTCGCCGCTGCCGGTCAGCCAGCGCCAGCCGGGACCGGCGTCGAAGCGCCCGGCGTACTCGTGAAGGCGCTCGGGGGTGTCGCGCAGCGGGTCGATGCTCAGCGAAATCAGTTGCACGTCGCCGCCAGCACGCTCGCCCAGCTGCTTCTGCAACTTCTGCAGGATCGCCGAGATCACCGGGCAGACCGTGGTGCAGCTGGTGTAGACGAAGCCCATGACGACGATGCGGTCACCCACCAGGTCGTCCTTCAGGCGCAGCTCGCGACCGTCCTGGTCCAGCAGCGGGACATCGGCGAAAGCCACCTGGGCCCCCGGCTGCGCGCTGGCGGGTCCCTGATGACCGGCATGGGGGTCGGCGGCCTGGGCGGCCAGGTGCGCGGCGTGCTCTTCCGAGCTGTGGTCCGCCAGTGCCGGCCCGGCCATCAGGCCCAGGACGAGCAGTGCGGCGATGCCTGATTTCAGGGGTTCCATGGCGTG is part of the Pseudomonas lalkuanensis genome and harbors:
- a CDS encoding pilus assembly protein, giving the protein MRPIDLDFQRKTLSTVPGWILLGGGMLMAAFMLGLHLHTCDEHEARSAELERVEQQLQKRGLRQAPMSASEEKARAAGVAEMRRITAQMNLPWDGLFAMLEAQPRKDIALLSLAPDARKGQLRIAAEARDLPAMLAFHRELEASDALSDVSLLNHEMVAEQAERPIRFNLLASWGVKDARP
- a CDS encoding GspE/PulE family protein; this translates as MDSQLLAQPVAERFDTELMRAARKRSAELGHRLVDALDELADLPPDLFARRLGSTLHYPVLAFEDLSRGAPGFERISLALALKREFVLLELDGQTLGVFADPFDEARLAWIEEQRQGAPLHLVHPRELAAFLERHEEGFHAVESVQAEAGSVQESEALESLSLARISEDASVVVKLVNSTLYDALKLHASDIHLGMTGNGLSIKYRIDGVLGGSSRVPGVELAEQVISRVKVMAELDIGEKRVPQDGRFKIGINGRQIDFRVSIMPSIFGEDAVLRVLDKQDLADQVHGVRLESLGFEDGTLRSLRRLAAEPYGMVLVTGPTGSGKTTTLYAMITEINHGVDKIITIEDPVEYQLPGVLQIPVNEKKGLTFARGLRSILRHDPDKIMVGEIRDPDTAQIAVQSALTGHLVFTTIHANNVFDVIGRFAQMQVDPYSFVSALNAVLAQRLIRLACPSCAEAVQPGEEELLLSGIDPASAHQYRFVSCPGCGRCRGTGYRGRTAIAELLRLDDDLRQLIIERQPISRIRDLAVKRGLRLLRTSALGLVREGRTTLEEINRVTFVA
- a CDS encoding SurA N-terminal domain-containing protein encodes the protein MNGNPWLGLVIGLLTPLVLAGETGIAARVNGTDISNFRLERHFADYLKIQGRQVGAIRSPVVYKRLKREALQQLIDKELLWQEAGRLGVTVSDAEISASLAGMKAAFADTQGFDRALADAGFDEAGYRDYLRHELAARRVLDELAEVAPPGESEVNAAYESLKPQLDPTMDAIRAKALVRQYLTAQRMAQGREEALENLRAKGRVDVLIAL
- a CDS encoding ABC transporter substrate-binding protein; this translates as MWRVLLLAAYLAQASGALALELSPEEAAGRRIYLEGVGSANGEISARVGAADTLVPAALMPCANCHGADGRGRPEGGVRPPDITWRRLSLPYGQTQANGRSHGPYDDGALARAVSEGVDPAGNRLDPAMPRFVMSLRDMASLSAYLKRLEDDRDPGVEEGELRLGTLLPTRGPLAEPGHTVAAVLRGALAQVNDAGGIHGRQLKLVVRDPGTSPQATERALDQLLDEDRVFALLAPMVPVLDGELSERIGTAGVPLVGPVARFDEASANPLVFNALPGLREQLFALAGYASSDLGLKQAEALVAYPGDVRQQVLAEDLALRLMDQGWSRVRLLGYDANDTDSVLRHAAKGAQGVFFLGQSEAFARLADQLQAANLSPYLFAASSQVASSALRIPSSFSRRLFLAYPFMPADWTPGGEAALLAIRRSQGLGSQHAVLQVGAYCATVLLSEGLKRAGREVSRDKLVSSLEGLHGFRTGLTPALSFGPGQRTGLAGAYIVTVDLHDRSFRPLGRFIKVDKRF
- a CDS encoding SCO family protein, with the protein product MKRLLPLALALAMASGASAHEGHERQPAAPANAPAAQPLKAGGTTDAQTWFSDTLLRDQNGREVRFYSDVLKGRLVVLNVIFTHCDDACPLITRKLKDVRKAMGEDLSKQVYFISLSSDAENDTPEVLKAFAAKHGVDSPNWIFLTGDKAGMDLVLARLGQLGESPEAHSTLLIAGDVPNKRWSRIRPDAPVNAIAQRLQLMAMPVAGR
- a CDS encoding SCO family protein; translated protein: MAGPALADHSSEEHAAHLAAQAADPHAGHQGPASAQPGAQVAFADVPLLDQDGRELRLKDDLVGDRIVVMGFVYTSCTTVCPVISAILQKLQKQLGERAGGDVQLISLSIDPLRDTPERLHEYAGRFDAGPGWRWLTGSGEAVADTLKGLGTWTANYQDHPSLIMVGDGRTGQWTRFYGFTDPAVLMARVDELSAAREHSGHEALAQETHP